One segment of Candidatus Pelagibacter ubique HTCC1062 DNA contains the following:
- a CDS encoding DUF721 domain-containing protein codes for MQFKNNTKQRFKTIQGLRSFKDTLPKNIKKIIKKKGHIFSETLNNWKYIVGDDLFQICYPKSFKNSNKFGVSTLQIMVKRGHEIDLEYSKKIIMDKMNSFFGYAVVEKLKFISFDDAQTKFKKLDTNENHVTNIKYADRINSIKNDKIKKSLLELTKLFKQR; via the coding sequence ATGCAATTTAAAAATAATACTAAGCAGAGGTTTAAAACTATTCAAGGCTTAAGGTCTTTTAAAGACACTTTGCCAAAAAACATTAAAAAAATAATCAAAAAAAAGGGTCATATATTTTCTGAAACACTTAATAACTGGAAGTACATAGTTGGAGATGATCTTTTTCAAATATGCTATCCCAAATCCTTTAAAAATTCGAATAAATTTGGAGTAAGCACTCTTCAAATAATGGTAAAGAGAGGACATGAGATTGATTTAGAGTATTCTAAAAAAATAATAATGGATAAAATGAATAGTTTTTTTGGCTATGCCGTTGTTGAGAAATTGAAATTCATAAGCTTTGATGACGCCCAAACAAAGTTCAAAAAATTAGACACTAATGAAAATCATGTGACAAATATTAAATATGCAGATAGGATAAATAGTATTAAGAATGATAAAATTAAAAAATCATTACTTGAATTAACAAAACTATTTAAACAACGATGA
- a CDS encoding thioredoxin domain-containing protein: MKKFTSTLFIIFLIFSTKALAADNEMVKRISEGKESAKITIIAYESLTCGHCANFHKDVLPELKKDFIDKGLVKIEFRHFPLDLAAFNASKIAQCNNDGNSNILHILYSGQKKWARGKTPEEATGYLKKFLESESVNLDFEKCLSDKAIEDFVLNDRIDGVKKFEVNATPTIIINDKKFDKALNYKNLKKYLEKLI, translated from the coding sequence ATGAAAAAATTCACCTCAACATTATTTATAATATTTTTAATCTTCTCCACTAAAGCGCTTGCTGCAGATAATGAAATGGTCAAAAGAATTTCTGAAGGAAAAGAAAGTGCGAAAATAACAATAATTGCATACGAGTCATTGACTTGTGGTCACTGTGCAAATTTTCATAAAGATGTATTACCTGAACTTAAAAAGGACTTCATTGATAAAGGATTAGTAAAAATAGAATTTAGACATTTTCCATTAGATTTAGCAGCTTTTAATGCATCAAAAATTGCTCAGTGTAATAACGATGGTAATTCAAATATTTTGCATATTTTATACTCTGGGCAAAAAAAATGGGCTAGAGGAAAAACTCCAGAAGAAGCAACGGGTTATTTAAAAAAATTCTTAGAAAGTGAAAGTGTAAACTTAGATTTTGAAAAATGCTTAAGTGATAAAGCTATAGAAGATTTTGTTTTAAATGATCGAATCGATGGGGTAAAAAAATTTGAAGTTAATGCTACTCCTACGATAATAATTAATGATAAAAAGTTTGATAAAGCCCTAAATTATAAGAATTTAAAAAAATATCTGGAAAAACTGATATAA
- a CDS encoding chromosome segregation SMC family protein, protein MEFKKIQLNGFKSFAEKTNFLIEHGLTGIVGPNGCGKSNIVESLRWVMGETSAKSMRGSGMEDVIFNGTSNKSSKNIAEVSISVDNASHDGPMQYKDLDHIEVRRKIEKDKGSKFYINDKEVRARDAQMFFADLSTGAHSPSMISQGRIGALVTAKPTDRRAILEEAANISGLHVRRHEAELRLNAAETNLKRADELRRQQEKQLANLQKQAEEATKYKLISEEIKKIEAGLYYLKLLDIDNEIRIENEINNEAEGEVSNFNQQIAQFENLIKTETDKVSPLREKNIENLSKIQRLNLELQNLDEENVRTQDEIENIKKSLKTIEEDIDREKGIVIDANSNERRLKEEKAELIEIDSKYFETEKLSNEDLEKAKNLLKDEQKSVDEIINIFADGNINIAIGPIKNVKNTITRAKELINNNEINQALTLLDRCQIEIDGFLDNLEDEESKKKLSNINEKNENIKLLQEKYADSFSKNQSIKKESVKRNERIKAIESEVESWKNLLSNSEKMVTELTERKNKLLSQLNERDQQPKAQAERKGQITEGLRISQNEKIENEKIIEETDKKINSLRLELNDVQERSIQIRERKASSGATVEGLKKRKEDLLERVSSELNLEENDILENSNLNGVEELPDSVAQEDALDKKKNEREKLGSVNLRADEETSKYEIEIKKMEQDREDLVSAIIKLKESINELNQKGRERLLEAFEKVNRKFNEVYTKLFNGGNAKLELVDSDDPLEAGLEMLVSPPGKRLQSITLLSGGEQALTALSLIFAVFLTNPSPICVLDEVDAPLDDANVTRFCGLLDDLTKITDTKFIIVTHHALTMSKMNRLYGVTMPEKGISQLVAVDLQKAESMVA, encoded by the coding sequence ATGGAGTTTAAAAAAATCCAATTAAACGGATTTAAATCATTTGCTGAAAAAACAAATTTTCTTATAGAGCACGGCTTAACCGGCATCGTTGGTCCAAACGGTTGTGGGAAATCTAATATTGTGGAATCCTTAAGATGGGTTATGGGTGAAACCTCAGCTAAGAGTATGCGTGGTTCAGGTATGGAAGATGTTATCTTTAATGGCACATCTAATAAATCTTCTAAAAATATAGCAGAGGTTTCTATTAGTGTAGATAATGCAAGTCATGATGGTCCAATGCAATATAAAGATTTAGATCATATTGAAGTTAGAAGAAAGATTGAAAAAGATAAGGGTTCAAAATTTTATATAAATGACAAAGAAGTTAGAGCTAGAGACGCTCAAATGTTTTTTGCAGATTTATCTACGGGTGCTCATTCACCATCAATGATTAGTCAGGGACGAATTGGAGCTTTAGTAACTGCTAAGCCTACTGACAGGCGTGCAATCTTGGAGGAAGCAGCTAATATTTCAGGGTTACATGTGAGAAGACATGAGGCTGAACTTAGATTAAATGCTGCAGAGACAAACTTAAAAAGAGCTGATGAATTAAGAAGACAACAAGAAAAACAATTAGCAAACCTTCAGAAACAAGCTGAAGAGGCAACGAAATATAAACTTATATCTGAAGAAATAAAAAAAATTGAAGCGGGGCTATATTATTTAAAATTATTAGACATTGATAATGAGATTAGAATAGAAAATGAAATTAACAATGAAGCTGAAGGAGAGGTAAGTAACTTCAATCAACAGATTGCTCAATTTGAAAATTTAATTAAAACTGAAACAGATAAAGTTTCTCCCTTAAGAGAAAAAAATATAGAAAATCTATCCAAAATTCAAAGATTGAATTTAGAGCTACAAAATTTAGATGAAGAAAATGTTAGAACTCAAGATGAAATTGAAAATATTAAAAAATCCTTAAAAACTATCGAGGAAGATATAGACAGAGAAAAGGGGATTGTAATTGATGCTAACTCAAATGAAAGACGCCTAAAAGAAGAGAAAGCTGAATTAATAGAAATAGATTCTAAATATTTTGAAACAGAAAAATTATCAAACGAAGATCTTGAGAAGGCAAAAAACCTATTAAAAGATGAACAAAAATCTGTTGATGAAATTATTAATATTTTTGCTGATGGAAATATAAATATTGCTATTGGGCCAATTAAAAATGTTAAAAATACAATCACCAGAGCTAAAGAATTGATTAATAACAATGAAATTAATCAAGCGCTTACTTTACTTGATAGATGTCAAATTGAAATAGATGGTTTTTTAGATAATCTTGAAGATGAAGAGAGTAAGAAAAAGCTTTCTAATATTAATGAAAAAAATGAAAATATAAAATTATTGCAAGAAAAATATGCTGATAGTTTTAGTAAAAATCAATCAATAAAAAAAGAGTCTGTAAAAAGAAATGAAAGAATTAAAGCTATAGAATCAGAAGTTGAAAGTTGGAAAAACTTACTCTCTAATTCTGAAAAAATGGTAACAGAATTAACTGAAAGAAAAAATAAATTACTATCACAGTTAAATGAGCGTGATCAACAACCCAAAGCCCAAGCAGAAAGAAAAGGGCAAATTACTGAGGGTCTAAGAATTTCACAAAATGAAAAAATTGAAAATGAAAAAATAATTGAAGAAACAGATAAAAAGATAAACTCTTTAAGACTTGAGTTAAATGACGTTCAAGAAAGATCTATTCAAATCAGAGAAAGAAAAGCAAGCTCAGGAGCAACTGTCGAAGGTTTAAAAAAACGTAAAGAAGATCTGTTAGAAAGAGTTAGTTCTGAACTTAATCTTGAAGAAAATGATATTCTAGAAAATTCTAATTTAAATGGTGTTGAAGAGCTACCTGACTCTGTTGCACAAGAAGATGCTTTAGATAAAAAAAAAAATGAAAGAGAAAAATTGGGATCAGTTAACCTTAGAGCTGATGAAGAAACCAGTAAATATGAAATAGAAATTAAAAAGATGGAACAAGATAGAGAAGATCTTGTATCTGCTATTATAAAATTAAAAGAAAGTATTAATGAATTAAATCAAAAAGGAAGAGAAAGACTGTTAGAAGCTTTTGAAAAAGTTAATAGAAAATTTAATGAAGTTTATACAAAACTATTTAACGGTGGAAATGCAAAACTAGAGTTAGTAGATTCTGATGACCCACTTGAAGCTGGTTTAGAAATGCTGGTAAGTCCTCCTGGTAAAAGACTTCAGTCTATAACTTTATTATCTGGTGGTGAACAAGCTTTAACAGCCTTGTCTCTTATTTTTGCAGTGTTCCTTACTAACCCATCTCCAATCTGTGTTTTAGATGAGGTTGATGCTCCACTAGATGATGCTAACGTAACAAGATTTTGTGGACTTCTTGATGATTTAACTAAAATAACTGACACTAAATTTATTATCGTAACTCACCATGCTCTAACTATGTCAAAAATGAATAGACTTTATGGAGTTACAATGCCTGAAAAAGGTATTAGCCAACTTGTTGCTGTTGATTTACAAAAAGCAGAGAGCATGGTTGCTTAA
- a CDS encoding AtpZ/AtpI family protein, producing MPKDSLKTRLEIAKNKLSKKNLYKNEEAPSSIGTAFKLSTELVSAVAVGTIIGFILDKTFGTKPWLILIFFFVGVVAGIINVFRSAKNMQK from the coding sequence ATGCCAAAAGATAGCCTTAAAACTCGCTTGGAGATTGCAAAAAATAAGCTTTCTAAGAAAAATCTGTATAAAAATGAAGAGGCACCCTCTTCTATTGGAACTGCCTTTAAATTAAGTACAGAATTAGTGTCTGCAGTGGCAGTTGGGACAATTATAGGGTTTATTTTAGACAAGACCTTTGGTACTAAGCCCTGGTTAATATTAATATTTTTTTTTGTAGGTGTTGTTGCTGGAATTATAAACGTATTCAGATCTGCAAAAAATATGCAAAAATAG
- a CDS encoding F0F1 ATP synthase subunit A, with product MATNPMNQFEVYRIGPEIKLGAIDISFTNASLFMVISSLAILLIFNLGSKKNSLLPSKMQLLSELSYTFVSKMISDTAGSKAKPYFAFIFSIFMFVLFCNMFGMIPYAFTVTSHIIVTFILASFIFVGVTIIGFMKHGLGYLKLFVPSGVPAVLLPLIVVIEIISYLSRPVSLSVRLFANMMAGHTMMKVFGGFVISLGIVGGWLPLSFSVALTGLEILVAFLQAYVFAILTCIYLNDALNLHH from the coding sequence ATGGCTACAAACCCGATGAACCAATTCGAAGTTTATAGAATTGGACCAGAAATTAAATTAGGCGCAATAGATATTTCTTTCACAAATGCAAGCTTGTTTATGGTGATTAGTTCTCTTGCAATCTTACTAATTTTTAATTTAGGGTCAAAAAAAAATTCTTTACTACCAAGCAAGATGCAACTTCTTTCTGAATTAAGTTATACTTTTGTTTCCAAAATGATTAGTGATACCGCAGGATCAAAAGCAAAACCCTACTTTGCGTTTATCTTCTCAATATTTATGTTTGTGCTATTTTGTAATATGTTTGGGATGATCCCTTATGCCTTTACAGTAACTAGCCATATCATTGTTACTTTTATCTTGGCTTCATTTATTTTTGTGGGTGTAACAATTATTGGCTTTATGAAACATGGATTAGGATATTTAAAACTATTTGTACCTAGCGGAGTACCTGCTGTACTATTACCACTAATAGTTGTTATAGAAATAATTTCTTACTTAAGTAGACCAGTTAGTCTTTCAGTTCGTTTATTTGCAAACATGATGGCTGGTCATACAATGATGAAAGTTTTCGGAGGCTTTGTAATAAGCCTTGGAATAGTTGGTGGATGGCTTCCACTGAGTTTTTCGGTTGCATTAACTGGCTTGGAAATACTAGTTGCTTTTCTTCAAGCATATGTTTTCGCAATCTTAACCTGCATCTACTTGAATGATGCATTAAATTTACACCATTAA
- a CDS encoding F0F1 ATP synthase subunit C, with translation MELEAAKMIGAGLAAIALAGAGVGIGIIFGNYLSGAMRNPSAAQKQFPNLLLGFALAEATGLFGLVVALIILFAF, from the coding sequence ATGGAATTAGAAGCAGCAAAAATGATCGGAGCAGGACTAGCAGCAATAGCTCTAGCGGGTGCCGGTGTTGGGATCGGAATTATCTTTGGTAATTACCTTTCTGGCGCGATGAGAAACCCATCTGCAGCTCAAAAACAATTTCCTAATCTTTTATTAGGTTTTGCTTTAGCTGAAGCAACTGGCCTATTTGGATTAGTTGTAGCGTTAATTATTTTATTTGCATTTTAA
- a CDS encoding F0F1 ATP synthase subunit B, whose product MIKKIFFQSIFLSFLFFMEAFAAESGGMPQLNPEFWVSQIFWLIITFGILYVVLSKLILPKISANLENRKSQILENIEAAEKQREESEQKIEEYEKIVQSSKNEAKNYFKQAREKVLKDIGVKREILEKELDEEVNKAEIEIKTFRDNAPEKIKKIAVETSSDLLQELIGAEVNSSSISAIVEDLSRKKMDEYYGN is encoded by the coding sequence ATGATTAAAAAAATATTTTTTCAGTCGATATTTTTAAGCTTCCTGTTTTTTATGGAAGCTTTTGCAGCTGAAAGCGGTGGAATGCCTCAATTAAATCCAGAGTTTTGGGTTTCTCAAATTTTTTGGTTAATTATTACTTTTGGGATTTTATATGTTGTTTTATCTAAACTTATACTTCCAAAAATAAGTGCCAATCTAGAAAATAGAAAATCTCAAATTTTAGAAAATATTGAGGCTGCGGAAAAGCAAAGAGAAGAAAGTGAACAAAAAATTGAAGAATACGAAAAGATAGTACAATCTAGCAAGAATGAAGCAAAAAACTATTTTAAACAAGCTAGAGAAAAAGTACTGAAAGATATTGGTGTAAAGAGGGAAATACTGGAAAAAGAGCTTGATGAAGAAGTTAATAAAGCTGAGATTGAGATAAAAACTTTTAGAGATAATGCACCAGAAAAAATCAAAAAAATTGCTGTAGAGACCTCTTCGGACTTACTGCAGGAACTAATAGGGGCTGAAGTTAACAGTAGTAGTATTTCTGCAATAGTAGAAGATCTTTCAAGAAAAAAAATGGATGAATATTATGGTAATTGA
- a CDS encoding ATPase, with product MNIMVIDATFWVAISFLIFIGALVYLKIPQKINELLNKLILDIKNEIDESEKLRQEAKVLLDNAQNKLDTAQTVSNDILQQAKKDSDHLIIEMNDKFHKSSEIKKSLAENKISQMKEAALKEIKDVSIKIAVDSVKKIINTSVDKSKLDGLFEKNLEETKIALKKISS from the coding sequence ATGAATATTATGGTAATTGATGCAACTTTTTGGGTAGCTATATCCTTTTTAATATTTATTGGAGCTTTAGTTTATTTAAAAATACCTCAAAAGATTAATGAACTTTTAAATAAGCTTATCCTTGATATTAAAAATGAAATAGATGAAAGTGAAAAACTAAGACAAGAGGCAAAGGTTTTATTAGATAATGCTCAAAATAAACTTGATACCGCACAAACTGTGAGCAATGATATTTTACAACAAGCCAAAAAAGATAGCGATCATCTTATAATCGAAATGAATGATAAATTTCATAAATCTTCAGAAATTAAAAAAAGCTTAGCAGAAAATAAAATTTCACAAATGAAAGAAGCTGCACTTAAAGAAATAAAAGATGTTTCAATTAAAATTGCTGTTGATTCTGTTAAAAAAATTATTAACACATCTGTTGATAAATCAAAACTTGATGGTCTTTTTGAAAAAAACCTTGAAGAAACAAAAATAGCTTTAAAAAAAATAAGCTCATAA
- the crtI gene encoding phytoene desaturase family protein gives MKSIVIGSGFGGIAAALRLRAKNHKVTLIEKHPDLGGRARVFKKNGFTFDAGPTVITAPYLIEELFTLFNKKSQDYIKLTPLKTWYRFIYEDGGVFDYSGNEDQMKKQIEKINKEDVKGYEQLVKFTKKIFDKGFTELADVPFDKPLVMMKQLPSLLKLKSYKSVYSLVSSYIKNEKLRRMLSMHPLLVGGNPFTTTSIYGLILYLEKKWGIHYSMGGTGNIINGLEKLMIEQEIEVIKGHEVTKIISDNGKISGVKLDNQKEMLSNNVICNADPPAVYEKLLSLNKTSPLFKWKQNRMQYSMGLFVYYFGTKKTYPDVEHHTIKFGDKYKEHLSDIFDNKKLNDDISYYLHRPSATDKSMAPEGNDCFYVLVPVPNNQSKIDWKIEGEKMKNLVIDKMEKALLPNLRENIIEDFYLTPDYFENELNTKFGSGFSIQPKFTQSAYFRFHNKSEIYDGLYFVGAGTHPGAGVPGVLSSAKVLDKIL, from the coding sequence ATGAAATCTATTGTCATTGGTTCTGGATTTGGTGGTATAGCTGCAGCATTAAGATTAAGAGCTAAAAATCATAAAGTAACTCTAATTGAAAAACATCCTGATTTAGGGGGAAGAGCCAGGGTATTTAAAAAAAATGGTTTTACTTTTGATGCTGGTCCAACAGTTATTACTGCACCCTATCTAATTGAAGAGCTTTTCACTTTATTTAATAAGAAGTCTCAGGATTATATAAAACTCACTCCCTTAAAAACTTGGTATAGATTTATTTATGAGGATGGAGGTGTATTTGATTATTCTGGAAATGAAGATCAAATGAAAAAACAAATTGAAAAAATAAATAAAGAAGATGTTAAAGGCTATGAACAACTTGTAAAATTTACAAAAAAAATATTTGATAAAGGCTTCACAGAACTGGCTGATGTGCCATTTGATAAACCCCTTGTGATGATGAAGCAATTACCTTCTTTACTAAAGCTTAAAAGCTATAAATCAGTTTATTCATTAGTTTCATCATATATAAAAAATGAAAAATTAAGACGTATGCTAAGTATGCATCCTCTTTTAGTTGGTGGAAACCCTTTTACAACAACTTCTATATATGGATTAATTCTATATCTAGAAAAAAAATGGGGTATTCATTACTCAATGGGTGGAACTGGTAACATAATTAATGGCTTAGAAAAATTAATGATTGAACAAGAAATTGAAGTGATCAAAGGACATGAGGTTACTAAGATAATTTCTGATAATGGGAAAATTAGTGGAGTAAAATTGGATAATCAGAAAGAAATGCTTTCGAATAATGTGATATGTAATGCTGATCCTCCTGCCGTATATGAAAAACTTCTAAGTCTAAATAAAACAAGCCCTCTATTTAAATGGAAACAAAATCGAATGCAGTATTCTATGGGTCTATTTGTTTACTATTTTGGAACAAAAAAAACATACCCAGATGTTGAACATCACACAATCAAATTTGGTGATAAATATAAAGAACACCTGAGTGATATTTTTGATAATAAAAAATTAAATGATGACATAAGCTATTACCTTCATAGACCATCAGCTACAGATAAATCAATGGCGCCTGAAGGAAATGATTGCTTTTATGTTCTTGTACCCGTCCCAAACAATCAATCCAAAATTGATTGGAAAATTGAAGGTGAAAAAATGAAGAATTTAGTAATAGATAAAATGGAAAAAGCATTACTACCAAATCTTAGAGAAAATATTATTGAAGATTTTTACTTAACGCCAGATTATTTTGAAAATGAATTGAATACCAAATTTGGATCAGGTTTTTCGATCCAGCCAAAATTTACTCAATCTGCATATTTTAGATTTCATAATAAATCAGAAATTTATGATGGATTATACTTTGTTGGAGCAGGAACGCACCCAGGTGCAGGAGTTCCAGGTGTGCTCTCTTCAGCAAAAGTTTTAGATAAAATATTATAA
- a CDS encoding phytoene/squalene synthase family protein — MSKNNYLSIYAKSFNWAGFFLPKNIYEKCSSLYDFCRTIDDIADDKNELNIKKKNLLIFKNNFINKNFDNLIIKNMWILMEENKISIKIVEDLFDGIESDLNEVVKFNKKKELLIYSYRVAGTVGLMMAKILGVQNKNSMKSAIDLGIAMQLTNISRDVIEDMNNNRFYINHDFETIKNTLSMADLFYESSFASIKEIPFRFRFAILVARRIYRKIGAKILQKENIYNYNRSGKIYVANLGKLYQTFLSILDLIKLIFINEKNHLRNKEHLLINEEIDLNERI; from the coding sequence ATGTCAAAAAATAATTATTTATCTATTTATGCCAAATCTTTTAACTGGGCAGGTTTTTTTTTACCAAAAAATATTTATGAAAAATGCTCATCTCTTTATGATTTTTGCCGAACAATAGATGATATTGCTGATGATAAGAATGAACTAAATATTAAAAAGAAAAATTTATTAATTTTTAAGAATAATTTTATAAATAAAAATTTTGATAATTTGATAATAAAAAATATGTGGATCCTTATGGAAGAAAATAAAATTTCAATCAAGATTGTTGAAGATTTATTTGATGGTATTGAGTCTGATTTAAATGAAGTAGTTAAATTTAACAAAAAAAAAGAATTGTTAATATACTCTTATAGAGTTGCTGGTACTGTAGGCTTAATGATGGCAAAAATTTTAGGGGTACAAAATAAAAACTCCATGAAATCAGCAATAGATCTTGGTATTGCAATGCAATTAACAAATATTTCAAGAGATGTAATTGAGGATATGAATAATAATAGATTTTATATTAATCATGACTTCGAGACTATAAAGAATACATTAAGTATGGCTGATTTGTTCTACGAAAGCTCCTTTGCCTCTATAAAAGAAATTCCTTTTAGGTTTAGGTTTGCAATACTTGTTGCTAGAAGAATTTATAGAAAAATTGGTGCTAAAATTTTACAAAAAGAAAATATATACAATTACAATAGAAGCGGAAAAATCTATGTAGCTAATTTAGGTAAGTTGTACCAAACATTTCTATCTATATTAGACTTGATAAAACTCATATTTATAAATGAAAAAAACCACCTTAGAAATAAAGAGCATCTTTTAATCAATGAAGAAATAGATTTAAATGAAAGAATTTGA
- a CDS encoding lycopene cyclase family protein has product MKEFDYIIIGGGCAGLSLAYELDLHNKLKDATLAIIEPRLEYKRDKTWSYWKTIDHNFQDCVQKSWNNFSINIPGKTKFLECNGLPYEAIDSGLFYEKINTRLKKNKNISFYKNTNEIDLNSAFIFNSVPLLDSKEDKLWQHFKGIEIETKKNVFDDEIFNLMDFDCDQRDSVHFFYTLPYTKNKALIETTWLSKIKNDSLKDYDEQLKNYIRNHLNIRDYKVTYSEVGAIPLFHPTISNERNKMNIGTAGGMTRLSTGYTFLNIQEHSKYIRKNIHTIKESKRYEINKKYKFLDKIFLKVLNYHPEKMANIFFDMFNNSPETIIKFLSNKSTLLQDLFIILKMPKWLFIKIFFKNDK; this is encoded by the coding sequence ATGAAAGAATTTGATTATATCATAATTGGAGGTGGATGTGCAGGATTGTCACTTGCGTATGAGCTAGACCTTCATAACAAACTAAAAGATGCAACTTTAGCAATCATAGAGCCACGATTAGAATACAAAAGAGATAAGACTTGGTCTTATTGGAAGACCATAGATCATAACTTTCAAGATTGTGTTCAGAAAAGTTGGAATAATTTTTCAATAAATATACCTGGAAAAACAAAATTTTTAGAGTGCAACGGATTACCTTATGAAGCTATAGATAGTGGTTTATTTTATGAAAAAATAAATACACGATTAAAAAAAAATAAAAATATTAGCTTTTACAAAAATACTAATGAAATAGACCTAAATAGTGCTTTTATCTTTAATAGCGTTCCCCTACTGGATTCTAAAGAGGATAAGCTCTGGCAACATTTTAAAGGTATTGAGATTGAAACTAAAAAAAATGTATTTGATGATGAAATTTTTAATTTGATGGATTTTGATTGTGATCAACGTGATAGTGTTCATTTTTTTTACACATTGCCTTATACAAAAAATAAAGCTTTAATTGAAACTACATGGTTATCTAAGATAAAAAATGATTCTTTAAAAGATTATGATGAACAATTAAAAAATTATATAAGAAATCATCTTAATATTAGAGATTATAAGGTTACCTATAGCGAAGTAGGTGCAATCCCATTATTTCATCCCACAATTTCTAATGAAAGAAATAAAATGAACATTGGTACTGCTGGGGGAATGACTCGATTGAGTACTGGTTATACCTTTTTAAATATACAAGAGCACAGCAAATACATAAGAAAAAATATTCACACTATCAAAGAGAGTAAAAGATATGAAATTAATAAAAAATATAAATTTTTGGACAAAATATTTTTAAAAGTTCTTAATTACCATCCTGAAAAAATGGCAAATATATTTTTTGATATGTTTAACAATTCGCCTGAGACAATTATTAAATTTTTGTCTAATAAAAGTACTTTATTACAAGATTTATTTATAATACTTAAAATGCCTAAATGGCTTTTTATCAAAATATTTTTTAAAAATGATAAATAA